The genomic DNA GAACACTGTTGAATTTTCTAACTTACAGGTACATTCTACAAATGCAAAATGCAAGAGACTTGGATGAATACCTCAAAACTTTGCTCGACTATGATAACCCAAAGCACAGACAGTTTGTTTcggaattgaaaaaacgtcAAGGTAGTGTactcaaaatatcaaaatccaTTGACCTCACatgtttagaaattttcgcAGTTTTTGCTGCGCGATTGATGTattcatttttgttcaatagaaataataaagatgATAATGTTTTCTGTAGCCGGGAATAACGATCTTATGGGATATAAGAAATCGAGCATATCAGAAACTTCAATCAATCCAAAGCaaaatgacaagaaaaaaggcAAATCTAAAGGGGCGAACCAACAGACACAggtttgttttcaaaattgaaagtcTCTTGCTAGCTCAAGCGGTTCGACTGATAAGCTTATCTCactgaaatatataataattttatttatcagaaACAAAAATCCTCTCATTTATTGAATACTAACTAATAAAATTCCTCTCAGAATTATGTACGACAAAATTGTTTAGATGCAGGAGAATATAAAGCCAGAGAGggtggagaagaaaaagacaaaattcGTCAATCTCTATTCACCAGAAGGTCGAGATAGAGAGACGATAATGTTGAAAGGTAATTGTTGTAATTCAATTGGATGATAAGGTAAAACGTACAGTAATTTTCTTTGTgattgagagatttttttcacaacaggTAGACATAAGTGTAATTGCGAGGCCAAAAAGCACAGCTTAATAAATAACTGTATCAGTTGTGGAAGAATAGTCTGCAGCCAAGAAGGGGCAGGACCCTGTTTCTGTTGCGGAGATCTTGTATGTTCACCTGAACAGCAAGCACTTCTTTCAAGCAATAGCAGGCAGGCTGATAATCTTTACAATAAACTAATGGATCAAAAGCCACCCAAGGATGTGGAAGAATCCCTCAAACACAGAAACAAACTACTTGAATATGATCGTAACAGGTAAGTACATCCAATTGAATGGAACGATATTACAAAAAGGATCAATGTTCAcataattttaacaaattcaATTACTCTCACCTCTTCAGTGCACGGAGAACAGAGGTCATTGACGACGAGTGTGACTATTACCAGACAAATAGCGTATGGCTTTCAAATTCTGAAcgagaaaaattagagaaatacgAAAATGATGTCAGAGCTAAGAAGTATGGGTCACGTTTGAATAGAAAAGTCACTCTTGACTTTGCTGGAAGAGAAGTAATTGACGATGCTGCCTTCACAGATGAAGCGAATGATCAAGTCTTGCGCAGTATCACTGAATTTAAGTCTAGTAGTACCACTATGTCTAGTAACGCATGTCCAACCATAGAATTCAATCAACCATCGGTAAGTATGATTCTTAGCTTCAAAGATACCGGGCTTACCTTAAaggatatgaaaaattattcgaatgtatcataatttatttcctcaaatgtatgaagtatttttttcatgttctAGTATGTGGACGTTGGAATGTTGGATTCAAAGAGATCGAAGAACCTAAATACTACTTCATTTGGCTGCAGTCGAATACAGGACAAGGAGTTTTTGGAAATGGTTGACGAAGGCCTATGTCTGAGCATGCATCAACCTTACGCATCGCTTCTTACCTCCGGAATCAAGACGtacgtttattttctttcggtgttataaagaaaaaagaaaattccacgGTGTTATGATATATTTGGGTTTCAGCCACGAAGGGAGGACATGGTATTCAGCACATAGAGGCAGACTATGGATAGCAGCAGCTTCAAAAGTACCGTCAACCGAAGAAATTACTGCGTTAGAGAATAGATATcgcgttttaaaaaatggttgGTTACCGTTCGGTTTTATCTAAAATCAGTCATTGGATAACGCGATAGTTGAAACtgcaatatttcaattatttgtttcAGAAAGCATCAAGTTTCCCAAAAGCTATCCAACTGGATGCTTACTAGGCTGTGTCACAGTGGTCGATGTTCTCTCTGAAGAGGattaccgtaaaaaatatcccGACGGGGATAGCGAGAGTCCGTATGTATTCATATGTGAAGACTGTCACGAATTGCCAGTAAGATTTCCTATGCAAGGCAAACACAAAATATGTAAGTATTTTAgtgtctttgaaaaaaaaaaaatagcaacgTGTGCACTACTTTGTCCCCTCATTCTATTCCACAACGATTCCTTGCAgcttatttcatatttatgtGGTCTAAGATTGAACCAtttagttttttgaattttggaacaaattttgtaaagaaCTTTCGATCGCCCTAttgttttttacttgtaaTATTGCCCACAGATAAATTGGATAGCAAAATACACCGGGCAGCAGTTAACTCTTTGCAGAGGAAAATGAAGCTTCAAGCTGGGACCTAATTTTCAAATAGTCACTGTAAAACGCccaaaacttttgaaatagcCAATGGAAAATAATAGGCGTTGTATTTAATATTTCCTACGAGCTTACTTGAGGACATCCCACCAATCCTTACTGTCAAGGTACTCCATGATTTTATCCAATGTTACAGTTATTGAAGAGATACATTAACGAGATCATTTGTTCCAAAGGGTTGTAAGAACTTATATGATATTGATGATCACACTaaacttattaaaaataattaaacaaatgaaaatacaaacAGTGTACTTACTAAACATCCaagattattgaaatttcaataagtTTTAAAAACTTCGTTagtaaaaatacatattttattattgtacaagTCCTATTATTATAACATATGTTTCATAACTCACAAGTAtttgttacaataatttatGCAAATGCAGAAAATCGCCTAAAAAGATTAACGAATAGATAATCGATATAAATcttgtgataaattttcactattCTTTGTTAACGTTGAACGTATAGCCTTAGCTAaagtatacatacgtatcgtcgcgtaaaatttgaaaccttCGCAACAGATTGATTAGTTCCATTCGTATTGACCTTAATCCACTACTAAGAtcggtaaattttattttttttcgtgctTAGCAAACTACTTTTAGTTGAAAggattaaatttaaattcgtcAAGCAATCTATTTcgttatacaatatttttaaattgcagACACTAGTGTCGTTTTCAGTTTgacttttcaacaattttgctTTGGAGTTTAATATCCATATTTGGTTATATTTACTTATAAATTATATGACTATGTTTTGAAATGAAGTTTATAAATACAACATACATGCGCCAAAGATACGATTATTAGTtaataaatagaataaataatgCAGTGTGCATGTGGTGATTACATACGAATATAATGAACATAcatatttcattgaaatggAATTGAAAGGTCTCATCAACTTAATACTAAAATCTGATTCAAACTATAATCATACGTTAATGTGATTAGTTGATAAAAAGCctacgaaaataattatcaagtgagcaggtaaaaaatgataatcttgtgtaataatatttgataaacATTCTCTTacgacataattttttttttcttgtttttaccaGTTCGCCCCAACATAACGGTTGAAAATTCAGCGGGGAAATACACTGCTTACTTTTGGACTATTTTGGcacctgtaaaaaaattccagaaaaaaagaaacaagtcCTTAATCTTATCATTTTGCACTTTGTCCCGGTATCTGTATCGAAGATTGTAGCGAgtttaagaaattatttcagttttctgaTCTCTGATTTCTGACTACAACTTTTACACAGCTAAT from Diprion similis isolate iyDipSimi1 chromosome 2, iyDipSimi1.1, whole genome shotgun sequence includes the following:
- the LOC124416507 gene encoding activating signal cointegrator 1; this encodes MEKWLQENLSGLLDFPVPTDLTSYILQMQNARDLDEYLKTLLDYDNPKHRQFVSELKKRQAGNNDLMGYKKSSISETSINPKQNDKKKGKSKGANQQTQMQENIKPERVEKKKTKFVNLYSPEGRDRETIMLKGRHKCNCEAKKHSLINNCISCGRIVCSQEGAGPCFCCGDLVCSPEQQALLSSNSRQADNLYNKLMDQKPPKDVEESLKHRNKLLEYDRNSARRTEVIDDECDYYQTNSVWLSNSEREKLEKYENDVRAKKYGSRLNRKVTLDFAGREVIDDAAFTDEANDQVLRSITEFKSSSTTMSSNACPTIEFNQPSYVDVGMLDSKRSKNLNTTSFGCSRIQDKEFLEMVDEGLCLSMHQPYASLLTSGIKTHEGRTWYSAHRGRLWIAAASKVPSTEEITALENRYRVLKNESIKFPKSYPTGCLLGCVTVVDVLSEEDYRKKYPDGDSESPYVFICEDCHELPVRFPMQGKHKIYKLDSKIHRAAVNSLQRKMKLQAGT